From the genome of Geminocystis herdmanii PCC 6308, one region includes:
- a CDS encoding diguanylate cyclase domain-containing protein has product MNIPTDFYYPPNTNQENFTGITILILQGVDVDKKEYQYLANLLTEKGYGVMIPNFYQGEGYLCPDDNSVNLFFQDINNFDFDFFTKTNFANNLIVFGHSAGGRAILQSLSNLTILPLGIILYGCYALKPAINSSLFPPILVMAGDKDNITKSEVSKSNFTDNLLGHIKIFLKLENCDHFIINNSHNLWQKEENKVSLTDKFNILIRQQQQDKITQIVDEFIKGCASKSFDWFQQFNLYFIKEIIFNNQSLINHRDSLTKVGNSRYFRSNLEQIWQNCLNNKASFSLIFCNINHFRSYNNIYGHQQGDRCLMEIANIIQNSVRDIESFIARYGGDEFGIILPNSDENNTKKYGEKITQNIDNAKIAFDSPSQNIQYVSVRINGYTIYPQETISFADFIDIIKHG; this is encoded by the coding sequence ATGAATATTCCTACAGATTTTTATTATCCTCCTAACACGAATCAAGAAAATTTTACGGGGATAACAATTCTTATTTTACAAGGTGTGGATGTTGATAAAAAAGAATATCAATATTTAGCAAATTTATTAACAGAAAAAGGTTATGGAGTTATGATTCCCAATTTTTATCAAGGGGAAGGTTATTTATGTCCTGATGATAATTCTGTTAATCTTTTTTTTCAAGACATTAATAATTTTGACTTTGACTTTTTCACGAAAACGAATTTTGCTAATAATTTAATTGTTTTTGGACATTCCGCAGGAGGCCGGGCAATTTTACAATCTTTATCTAATTTAACGATACTTCCTTTGGGAATTATTTTATACGGTTGTTATGCTTTAAAACCTGCTATTAATTCATCTTTATTTCCTCCTATTTTAGTCATGGCTGGTGATAAAGATAATATAACTAAATCAGAGGTTAGTAAATCTAATTTTACGGATAATCTTTTGGGGCATATAAAAATTTTCTTGAAGTTAGAAAATTGTGATCATTTTATTATTAATAATAGTCATAATCTTTGGCAAAAAGAGGAAAATAAAGTATCTTTGACAGATAAATTTAATATCTTAATTAGACAACAACAGCAAGATAAGATTACTCAAATTGTTGATGAATTTATTAAAGGATGTGCCAGTAAGTCTTTTGATTGGTTTCAGCAGTTTAATTTGTATTTTATTAAGGAAATAATATTTAATAATCAATCATTGATTAATCATCGAGACTCATTAACAAAAGTAGGGAATAGCCGTTATTTTCGATCGAACTTAGAACAAATATGGCAAAATTGTCTTAACAATAAGGCTTCTTTTTCTCTGATTTTTTGCAATATTAATCATTTTCGATCTTATAATAACATTTATGGTCATCAACAGGGCGATCGATGTTTAATGGAAATAGCTAATATTATTCAAAATTCTGTTAGGGATATAGAGAGTTTTATTGCTCGTTATGGAGGAGATGAATTTGGGATTATTTTACCAAATAGTGATGAGAATAACACTAAAAAATATGGGGAAAAAATTACTCAAAATATCGATAATGCCAAAATTGCTTTTGACTCTCCTTCCCAAAATATTCAATATGTTAGTGTGAGAATTAATGGCTATACTATCTATCCTCAAGAAACAATTTCTTTTGCAGATTTTATCGACATAATTAAACACGGATAA